A region from the Lolium perenne isolate Kyuss_39 chromosome 4, Kyuss_2.0, whole genome shotgun sequence genome encodes:
- the LOC127297648 gene encoding uncharacterized protein, whose product MAAGAARLLLVLAAASLLASASARPCGHAQTLLISFSSFSRPNPDPANPAPLTTTVVTVLRVRRLGPHLQIRRPAHPEPLPAAVAASADTAAASSSSFQDRAKDILVVVSGLLFGFGCGALTAASMYLVWSLIASTAASPYDELYSDDDDEEVLISDSESPKKAGYVIIHDTEDFVGGKN is encoded by the coding sequence atggccgccggcgccgcccgcctcctgctcgtcctcgccgCGGCGTCCCTCCTCGCGTCGGCGTCCGCCCGCCCCTGCGGCCACGCGCAGACGCTGCTcatctccttctcctccttctcccggCCCAACCCGGACCCGGCCAACCCGGCCCCGCTCACCACCACCGTCGTCACCGTCCTCCGCGTCCGCCGCCTCGGCCCGCACCTCCAGATCCGCCGCCCCGCCCACCCCGAGCCCCTCCCGGCCGCCGTCGCCGCATCcgccgacaccgccgccgcctcctcctcgtccttcCAGGACCGCGCCAAGGACAtcctcgtcgtcgtctccggcctgCTCTTCGGCTTCGGCTGCGGCGCCCTCACCGCCGCCTCCATGTATCTCGTCTGGTCCCTcatcgcctccaccgccgcctcccCCTACGACGAGCtctacagcgacgacgacgacgaggaagtcCTCATCTCCGACTCCGAGAGCCCCAAGAAGGCCGGCTACGTCATCATCCACGACACCGAGGACTTCGTCGGCGGTAAGAACTAG
- the LOC139830750 gene encoding uncharacterized protein encodes MAPPVLSRSPSFPHSRSLVSLRPVELVSGHTPPSPASCGMREEVDGKGPPHPLDVLLPPLLLYLSALMRLSSSVPCASMAAIGGRRIPCSGQQGRAATGGGAAAMSPDEQVVAGGSTAAEHWSRVKQVEQDGACGVLRGNLHNEPPTLTACRASTGQICQVQMRRLRGLLRSAQPAAAAPPLLI; translated from the coding sequence ATGGCGCCGCCGGTGCTGTCCCGCTCGCCCTCCTTTCCCCACTCGAGGTCCCTCGTCTCTCTCCGCCCCGTGGAGCTTGTCTCTGGACACACGCCTCCGTCGCCAGCCTCCTGCGGGATGCGAGAGGAGGTGGACGGGAAGGGGCCTCCTCACCCGCTCGACGTCCTCCTGCCGCCTCTCCTCCTCTATCTCAGCGCCCTCATGCGCCTCTCCTCCTCTGTTCCATGCGCCTCCATGGCCGCCATAGGGGGCCGCCGCATCCCCTGCTCGGGCCAGCAGGGGCGAGCAGCAACAGGAGGAGGTGCTGCTGCTATGTCTCCGGACGAGCAGGTGGTGGCCGGCGGGAGCACTGCCGCCGAGCACTGGAGTAGGGTGAAGCAGGTCGAGCAGGATGGCGCTTGCGGAGTGCTGCGCGGGAACCTCCACAACGAGCCACCGACCCTGACGGCCTGCAGGGCGAGCACCGGTCAGATCTGCCAGGTCCAGATGCGTCGTCTCCGTGGTCTGCTCCGCTCCGCccagccggccgccgccgccccacctCTGCTCATCTAG